One genomic window of Mogibacterium diversum includes the following:
- a CDS encoding FMN-binding protein: protein MKKKESTFSSFISPILVLVLICFVVTFALAMAYGVTKPIIDKNNLKESNKAKSELIPEAKGEFKNYDGKLVVVQKNKIYVTEASKAVNGSGVVVTVNSNSYGGTLTAMIGIDNKGKITNVKIMSAQDTPGIGTKAQDPKHLGQYKGLSDLGSETIKDSKSKVKYITGASISSQAIHESVFAGLKQYKAMGGAK, encoded by the coding sequence ATGAAGAAAAAAGAAAGCACATTTTCAAGTTTCATTTCGCCGATCCTCGTGCTCGTACTGATTTGTTTCGTAGTTACATTTGCACTTGCTATGGCGTACGGTGTTACGAAGCCAATCATCGATAAGAACAACCTCAAGGAGTCGAACAAGGCTAAGTCCGAACTGATTCCAGAGGCAAAAGGCGAATTCAAGAATTACGACGGAAAGCTCGTAGTAGTTCAGAAGAATAAGATTTACGTTACAGAGGCATCCAAGGCTGTAAATGGCTCAGGTGTAGTAGTGACTGTAAACTCAAACAGTTATGGTGGTACCCTAACTGCTATGATAGGTATCGACAACAAGGGTAAGATCACTAACGTTAAGATTATGAGTGCTCAAGATACTCCTGGCATCGGTACAAAGGCTCAGGACCCAAAGCACCTTGGACAGTACAAGGGACTATCGGATCTTGGAAGCGAGACTATCAAGGATTCAAAGTCGAAGGTTAAGTATATCACTGGAGCTTCGATTTCCTCACAGGCTATTCACGAATCTGTTTTTGCTGGTCTAAAGCAGTATAAGGCTATGGGAGGGGCTAAATAA
- the rsxE gene encoding electron transport complex subunit RsxE: protein MSNKSKLSIITNGIIKENPVLVLLIGTCPTLATSSSASNGLGMGLSTTAVLIAANVVISLLRKVIPDKVRIPCYIVVIAGFVTVVQFLLEAYVPALYKSLGLFIPLIVVNCIILGRAEAFANKNTVFDSALDGIGMGLGFTLTLTVMGTIRELLGAGTWFGMTVFGSWFTPIGFFNLAPGGFFVFGVLIAVLNVLTNGKALKKKSFSCGTCPMYNSCNLAEAKEVAAEEKGAEA, encoded by the coding sequence ATGAGCAATAAGAGTAAATTATCAATCATCACAAACGGTATCATCAAAGAGAACCCAGTATTGGTTCTTCTAATCGGTACTTGCCCTACACTAGCTACATCTTCATCCGCTTCGAACGGTCTTGGTATGGGACTCTCAACTACAGCGGTACTGATTGCAGCTAACGTAGTAATATCACTACTTCGTAAGGTTATTCCTGACAAAGTAAGAATCCCGTGCTACATCGTAGTAATAGCTGGATTCGTAACAGTAGTTCAGTTCTTGCTAGAGGCATACGTGCCAGCACTTTATAAGTCGCTAGGTCTATTCATTCCTCTAATCGTAGTAAACTGTATCATCCTCGGAAGAGCTGAGGCGTTTGCTAACAAGAACACTGTATTTGATTCTGCTCTAGACGGAATCGGAATGGGTCTCGGATTTACGCTCACACTTACAGTAATGGGTACAATCAGAGAGCTACTCGGAGCAGGAACATGGTTTGGTATGACAGTATTCGGTTCATGGTTCACGCCAATCGGATTTTTCAACCTCGCACCTGGTGGTTTCTTCGTATTCGGAGTTCTCATCGCAGTACTAAATGTACTCACTAATGGCAAGGCTCTCAAGAAGAAATCGTTTAGCTGTGGCACATGCCCAATGTACAATTCATGCAACCTAGCAGAAGCTAAGGAAGTTGCAGCAGAGGAGAAAGGAGCTGAGGCATAA
- a CDS encoding electron transport complex protein RnfA, with amino-acid sequence MLNLVIIFMSIVLVNNFLLSQFLGICSFLGVSNKMESAVGMSGAVIFVMVIAEITTWPIQQVLNKLDIAYLQTVVFILVIAALVQFVEMFMKKFMPALQKSLGIYLPLITTNCAILGATINAINYNYTYIQAIVYTAGAGVGFGLAMVLFAGVREEKLWNEEGVPAAFKGVPMVLVSATILSLSFMGFSGLFQ; translated from the coding sequence ATGTTAAATTTAGTTATCATCTTTATGTCGATCGTTCTTGTAAATAACTTCCTGCTATCGCAGTTCCTCGGAATCTGTTCATTCCTCGGAGTTTCTAACAAGATGGAATCGGCGGTTGGTATGAGTGGTGCGGTAATATTCGTAATGGTAATTGCGGAGATTACAACATGGCCAATCCAACAGGTACTTAATAAGCTAGATATCGCATATCTACAGACTGTAGTGTTTATCCTCGTAATCGCGGCTCTAGTACAGTTCGTTGAGATGTTCATGAAGAAGTTTATGCCAGCGCTTCAGAAGTCGCTTGGTATCTACCTTCCGTTGATCACAACAAACTGCGCTATCCTCGGTGCGACAATTAACGCTATCAACTATAACTACACATACATTCAGGCTATCGTTTACACAGCTGGAGCTGGAGTGGGTTTCGGCCTTGCGATGGTACTGTTTGCAGGTGTTCGTGAAGAGAAGCTCTGGAATGAAGAGGGCGTACCTGCTGCATTTAAGGGAGTTCCAATGGTACTCGTAAGTGCAACAATCCTCTCGCTTTCATTCATGGGATTCTCAGGATTATTCCAGTAA
- a CDS encoding alanine/glycine:cation symporter family protein, translated as MLPIVQEINAYLSDYVLVFMLLGVGLWYTFKTRFVQVRYFKEGFKRTFGGISLRGHKHDNGMSSFQALATAIAAQVGTGNIVGASGAILTGGPGAIFWMWVIAFFGMATIYAEATLAIETRQKAPSGEFLGGPVYYIRTAFKGGFGRFLAGFFAVAITLALGFFGCMVQSNSIGATFSTAFGVPGWTVGVVLVILCGFIFLGGTKRLASVTEKIVPIMAAIFILGGLILLIMRIKYIPATFGMIFKYAFEPQAIIGGGFGMALKTAVSQGAKRGLFSNEAGMGSTPHAHAQAHVKNPHDQGTVAMIGVFVDTFVILTLNALVVISTMYTEDGAIAGGVIPKGIDKTNLAQTAFASAFGDKIGPMFVAICLFFFAFSTILGWNMFGKINMIYMFGEKSVKVYTAIALVFIFLGTCASNDLVWELSDMFNQLMVIPNVIALFALTGMVLHIEHTRDEEKHKVIEKKKKK; from the coding sequence ATGCTTCCGATTGTGCAAGAGATAAATGCTTATTTATCAGACTATGTGTTGGTATTCATGTTGCTTGGTGTTGGACTATGGTATACGTTTAAGACTAGATTTGTCCAGGTAAGATATTTCAAAGAGGGGTTTAAGAGAACCTTCGGCGGAATATCCCTCAGAGGTCATAAGCATGACAACGGCATGAGCTCATTTCAGGCTCTTGCGACTGCTATTGCAGCTCAGGTTGGAACTGGTAACATCGTAGGTGCTTCAGGTGCTATCTTAACCGGTGGACCGGGAGCTATATTCTGGATGTGGGTTATCGCATTCTTCGGAATGGCCACAATATATGCGGAGGCTACGCTCGCTATCGAGACTAGGCAGAAGGCGCCATCTGGCGAATTCCTCGGAGGTCCTGTTTACTATATCAGGACTGCATTCAAAGGCGGTTTCGGAAGATTCCTCGCAGGATTCTTTGCAGTAGCTATTACACTTGCGCTCGGATTCTTCGGCTGCATGGTACAGTCAAACTCCATCGGAGCTACATTTAGCACAGCCTTTGGCGTACCTGGCTGGACAGTTGGTGTTGTTCTGGTTATACTTTGCGGATTTATCTTCCTAGGTGGTACTAAGAGACTGGCTTCCGTTACGGAGAAAATCGTACCAATCATGGCAGCTATATTCATATTAGGTGGACTGATTCTGTTGATAATGCGCATAAAGTACATCCCAGCTACATTTGGCATGATCTTCAAGTATGCGTTCGAGCCACAGGCTATCATCGGAGGAGGCTTCGGTATGGCTCTTAAGACTGCTGTCTCGCAGGGAGCTAAGAGAGGACTTTTCTCGAATGAAGCTGGTATGGGTTCGACTCCACACGCTCACGCTCAGGCTCACGTTAAGAACCCTCACGATCAGGGTACTGTAGCTATGATCGGTGTATTCGTCGATACATTCGTCATCCTAACGCTCAACGCGCTAGTGGTTATTTCGACCATGTACACAGAAGACGGCGCTATCGCTGGCGGAGTTATTCCTAAGGGTATAGATAAAACGAACCTCGCTCAGACTGCTTTTGCATCAGCTTTCGGTGATAAGATAGGACCGATGTTCGTAGCTATCTGCCTATTCTTCTTCGCCTTCTCGACTATCCTAGGCTGGAACATGTTCGGCAAGATTAACATGATCTACATGTTTGGAGAGAAGTCGGTAAAGGTGTATACGGCAATTGCACTTGTATTCATATTCCTCGGCACTTGTGCTTCGAATGACCTCGTATGGGAGCTCTCAGATATGTTTAACCAGCTGATGGTAATCCCTAACGTTATTGCACTCTTCGCTCTCACAGGTATGGTTCTACATATAGAGCACACCAGAGATGAAGAAAAGCATAAGGTCATAGAGAAGAAGAAAAAGAAGTAA
- a CDS encoding RnfABCDGE type electron transport complex subunit B has protein sequence MNAIITAVVLVVCAGFIASLLLVIASHAFYVPVDERVSEVREILPGANCGGCGFAGCDDYANAVVNDESTSCSACTVGGASCAEQIANILGRAAGGADKQIAQVMCNGTCDASKKILEWQGMQSCAGAKTFFNGNSACSQGCIGLGDCVGVCEFDSIGIIDGVAKVNRDTCVACGKCVVTCPQTIIKMVPYKKEVHVLCMNTEKGGVTRKQCSNGCIGCAKCEKTCKFDAIHVNNNVAAVDYEKCKNCGMCMGVCPTGSINSYNERHAKMAINAKKKAEAEKAAKAAEAKAKAAAQA, from the coding sequence ATGAACGCAATTATAACAGCAGTAGTACTTGTAGTTTGCGCAGGATTCATAGCTTCTCTCTTGCTAGTAATCGCTTCACACGCTTTCTACGTTCCAGTAGATGAGAGAGTATCCGAGGTAAGAGAGATTCTACCTGGCGCTAACTGCGGTGGATGTGGATTCGCTGGATGTGATGACTACGCAAACGCAGTAGTTAACGATGAGTCAACAAGCTGTAGCGCTTGTACAGTAGGTGGAGCTTCTTGTGCTGAGCAGATCGCTAACATACTCGGTCGTGCTGCAGGCGGCGCTGATAAGCAGATCGCACAGGTAATGTGCAACGGAACATGCGATGCTTCCAAGAAGATTCTTGAGTGGCAGGGTATGCAGTCATGTGCAGGTGCTAAGACCTTCTTTAACGGCAACTCAGCTTGTTCCCAGGGATGTATCGGTCTTGGAGACTGCGTAGGTGTCTGCGAATTCGATTCTATAGGCATCATCGATGGCGTTGCTAAGGTTAATAGAGACACATGTGTTGCATGTGGTAAGTGCGTGGTTACATGCCCACAGACTATCATCAAGATGGTTCCTTACAAGAAGGAAGTGCATGTGCTATGTATGAACACTGAGAAGGGCGGAGTTACTCGCAAGCAGTGTTCGAACGGATGTATCGGCTGTGCAAAGTGTGAGAAGACATGTAAGTTCGATGCAATTCACGTTAATAACAACGTCGCAGCTGTAGATTACGAGAAGTGTAAGAACTGCGGAATGTGTATGGGCGTTTGTCCTACAGGATCGATCAACAGCTATAACGAGAGACACGCAAAGATGGCGATTAACGCCAAGAAGAAGGCTGAGGCTGAGAAGGCTGCTAAAGCAGCTGAAGCGAAGGCTAAGGCAGCAGCTCAGGCGTAA
- the rsxC gene encoding electron transport complex subunit RsxC gives MSQGKHLPSILVKHHKNTAGRETEVMPIPDVVEICMSQSIGAPCQPLVAKGDYVKVGQKIGDTEAFVSAPIHSSVSGTVTDITSVRSSMGGMETHIVIETDKKQEISEEVQIPHIESHADFVKAVRASGMVGLGGASFPTSIKMDPKNLDECTTLVINGAECEPFITGDNRVMVEDGQDVLDGMLLTMKYLNLEKGIIGVEENKPDAIENLNRLIQQNGIDNIEVFKLQSRYPKGAERVLVYETTGKVMNAGVLPAQLGVILCNVSTIGILGQYFRTGMPLVQRRITVDGDAVAEPKNVFVPIGTRIADVVAFCGGYKQEPKKIVMGGPMMGRATHSDETPTVKNTGSLLCFGKETATVKTETGCINCGRCHHGCPFKLVPMLYADFYERHDAESLDKFKVMQCMECGSCSYVCPARRPLSFTNKLAKGLVKEAAKKNG, from the coding sequence ATGAGCCAAGGTAAACATTTACCAAGCATTTTGGTTAAGCATCACAAGAATACTGCAGGTCGTGAGACCGAAGTGATGCCGATTCCAGATGTGGTTGAAATCTGCATGTCGCAGAGTATTGGTGCTCCTTGTCAGCCTCTCGTAGCAAAGGGCGACTATGTCAAAGTCGGTCAGAAGATCGGTGACACAGAAGCTTTCGTTAGTGCTCCTATTCATTCCAGCGTATCTGGAACAGTTACTGATATCACATCGGTACGTTCTTCGATGGGCGGAATGGAGACACATATAGTTATTGAGACTGATAAGAAGCAGGAAATCAGTGAAGAGGTTCAGATTCCTCACATTGAGAGTCATGCTGATTTCGTCAAGGCAGTAAGAGCTAGTGGTATGGTTGGATTAGGAGGTGCTTCATTCCCAACGAGCATCAAGATGGATCCAAAGAATCTAGACGAATGTACTACCCTGGTTATCAACGGTGCTGAGTGTGAGCCATTCATCACAGGCGATAACAGAGTTATGGTAGAGGATGGACAGGATGTTCTCGACGGTATGCTTCTAACTATGAAGTATTTGAACCTAGAGAAAGGTATCATCGGAGTCGAGGAGAATAAGCCTGACGCTATCGAAAATTTAAACAGACTGATTCAGCAGAACGGCATCGATAACATCGAGGTGTTCAAGCTACAGTCGAGATACCCTAAGGGAGCTGAGCGTGTGCTCGTATATGAGACCACCGGTAAGGTTATGAATGCTGGTGTTCTTCCTGCACAGCTTGGTGTAATTCTATGTAATGTTTCAACAATCGGAATTCTGGGACAGTACTTCAGAACAGGTATGCCTCTCGTTCAGAGAAGAATCACCGTTGATGGAGATGCTGTTGCTGAGCCTAAGAACGTATTCGTTCCAATCGGAACACGCATCGCTGATGTAGTTGCATTTTGCGGTGGATACAAGCAGGAGCCTAAGAAGATCGTAATGGGTGGACCTATGATGGGTCGTGCAACTCATTCAGATGAGACTCCAACTGTTAAGAATACTGGTTCGCTCCTATGCTTCGGCAAGGAGACAGCTACTGTAAAGACCGAGACTGGATGTATCAACTGTGGTCGTTGTCATCACGGATGTCCATTCAAGCTCGTTCCTATGCTCTACGCAGATTTCTACGAAAGACATGACGCAGAGTCACTTGATAAGTTCAAGGTTATGCAGTGTATGGAGTGCGGAAGTTGCTCTTACGTATGTCCTGCAAGACGACCTTTGAGCTTTACCAATAAGCTCGCGAAAGGCTTGGTAAAGGAGGCAGCGAAGAAGAATGGATAA
- a CDS encoding RnfABCDGE type electron transport complex subunit D, whose protein sequence is MDNKKFHNNLIVSTSPHIVTDEDTTKLMGTVLLAMLPALVASTYIFGARVLLLAAVCIVASVGFEWIYNMLAKKPQTISDLSAAVTGLLIAFNVPSSFPLWMAVIGCFVAIVVIKQLYGGIGRNFVNPAITARIFLFISFAAQMTTWPLPRMAAKTDAVTGPTPLALVAGGASKSDLPSNMDMFLGFTGGSLGEVSALALLVGGLFLIWRKVISPAIPCAFLGTVFVIALAYYKGDFNMAIFHLCAGGVMLGAFFMATDYVTSPKLTKGQIMFGIGCGIITMAIRLWGNYPEGVSFSILLMNICTPLINRWSYKSYVKGGAK, encoded by the coding sequence ATGGATAATAAGAAATTTCATAACAATCTGATAGTATCCACATCTCCACACATTGTTACAGATGAAGATACTACCAAATTAATGGGAACTGTTCTGCTTGCAATGCTTCCAGCACTAGTTGCCAGCACATATATTTTCGGAGCTAGAGTTCTGCTGCTTGCAGCTGTATGTATCGTTGCCAGCGTAGGCTTCGAATGGATATACAACATGCTCGCTAAGAAGCCGCAGACAATCAGCGATCTCAGTGCAGCAGTAACAGGTCTACTAATCGCATTTAACGTTCCATCCAGCTTCCCGCTATGGATGGCAGTAATAGGATGTTTCGTAGCTATCGTTGTTATTAAACAGCTCTACGGTGGAATCGGAAGAAACTTCGTTAACCCGGCAATCACTGCCAGAATCTTCCTTTTCATCTCGTTTGCAGCACAGATGACAACATGGCCACTTCCAAGAATGGCAGCTAAGACTGATGCTGTAACAGGGCCTACACCTCTAGCACTCGTTGCTGGTGGAGCTAGCAAGTCTGATCTTCCATCCAATATGGACATGTTCCTAGGATTCACTGGCGGATCCCTCGGTGAAGTAAGTGCTCTTGCGCTTCTCGTTGGAGGACTTTTCCTAATCTGGAGAAAGGTAATTTCCCCAGCAATTCCATGTGCGTTCCTCGGAACTGTATTTGTTATCGCTCTTGCATACTACAAGGGTGACTTCAATATGGCTATTTTCCACCTCTGTGCCGGTGGTGTAATGCTTGGTGCATTCTTCATGGCTACAGACTATGTAACATCGCCTAAGCTAACCAAGGGTCAGATTATGTTCGGTATCGGATGCGGAATTATCACTATGGCTATCCGTCTATGGGGTAACTATCCAGAAGGTGTTTCGTTCTCAATCCTACTTATGAACATCTGTACACCACTTATCAACAGATGGTCGTATAAGAGCTATGTAAAGGGAGGTGCGAAATAA